From a region of the Candidatus Eisenbacteria bacterium genome:
- a CDS encoding sulfatase-like hydrolase/transferase: MRAGGSARRWSRLALLAGLTIACGRDPRPDVVLVILDTVRADHLSPYGYDRETSPRLAELARDAVVYRNAIAPGTWTAPSHASLFTGLMPAAHGVHHGKTAAGQGVYALDPEAPTLTSRLREAGYRTAAFVGNEGFLDPAFGFARDFDRVPAPSPRYQGPLVFPEAEQRLAERLRALGYAR; this comes from the coding sequence GTGCGCGCGGGGGGGAGCGCCAGACGATGGTCGCGCCTGGCGCTCCTCGCCGGTCTCACGATCGCGTGCGGCCGCGATCCGCGTCCCGACGTCGTCCTCGTCATCCTCGACACCGTCCGCGCGGATCACCTGTCGCCCTACGGCTACGACCGCGAGACCTCGCCGCGCCTGGCGGAGCTCGCGCGCGACGCCGTCGTCTACCGCAACGCGATCGCACCCGGCACCTGGACCGCGCCGAGCCACGCCTCGCTGTTCACGGGTCTCATGCCCGCGGCGCACGGCGTGCACCACGGCAAGACGGCGGCGGGGCAGGGCGTCTACGCGCTCGATCCGGAAGCACCGACGCTGACGTCGCGCCTGCGCGAGGCGGGGTATCGCACGGCGGCCTTCGTCGGGAACGAGGGCTTCCTCGACCCCGCCTTCGGCTTCGCGCGCGACTTCGATCGCGTCCCGGCGCCGTCGCCGCGTTACCAGGGGCCGCTCGTCTTTCCCGAGGCGGAGCAGCGGCTCGCCGAGCGGCTGCGCGCGCTCGGCTACGCGCGCTAG
- a CDS encoding FAD-dependent oxidoreductase: protein MTRVIVVGGGVGGLTVAHELAERGFEVHVYDAREAWGGKARSQPVAGTGTHGRRDLPGEHGFRFYPRFYRHVIDTMARTPIPGAAGRTVDSRLRPCAEAAVAMVDDDTLSRFRRRSVARPYELLEALQLFFQDFAFDTPDVGMFGLKLMQFATSCDERRLGQYEQMSWWDYLEGERYSDRFRSLLKAGPRLLVAMDSKQGNARVNGTITIQLVLDFASGGADNDRTMGGPTTEMWIDPWTAHLRSLGVQFHPGETCTGLGVADGRIAGARFASGAVATGDHYVLAVPIEAAHALMSADLAALDPQCERLRTADVDRLVSWMVGMQFYLYEDVPLVRGHVAFPNSRWSLTAISQPQFWRETVGLFRRHYGDGEVGGLLSVDISDWGTEGMFVGKTARECTPDEIKTEVWGQLKAALNGRGPDQQLLTDDLLHSWHLDSDLDYSNGVPPRNSSRLLIHPPGAWALRPEAASAVPNLCFASDYVRTHTDLASMEGACEAGRRAANAILDRAASTASRAGVWPLEEPREFDEWKRLDARLYAEGKPHCFEAAGLRRAFDAADLFRRFTASTGIARLEDFLGEFKLTHVVDGLLSRLGIGK from the coding sequence ATGACCAGGGTGATCGTCGTCGGGGGAGGCGTGGGCGGGCTCACCGTGGCGCACGAGCTCGCCGAGCGCGGCTTCGAGGTGCACGTCTACGACGCGCGCGAGGCCTGGGGCGGCAAGGCACGCTCGCAGCCGGTCGCCGGCACGGGAACGCACGGTCGGCGCGACCTTCCGGGCGAGCACGGCTTCCGGTTCTATCCGCGCTTCTACCGCCACGTGATCGACACCATGGCGCGCACGCCGATCCCAGGCGCTGCCGGGCGCACCGTCGACAGCCGGCTGCGTCCGTGTGCCGAGGCGGCGGTCGCCATGGTCGACGACGACACGTTGTCGCGGTTTCGTCGCCGCAGCGTCGCGCGACCCTACGAGCTGCTGGAAGCGCTGCAGCTCTTCTTTCAGGACTTCGCCTTCGACACCCCCGACGTCGGGATGTTCGGCCTGAAGCTGATGCAATTCGCGACCTCGTGCGACGAGAGGCGGCTCGGCCAGTACGAGCAGATGTCGTGGTGGGACTACCTCGAGGGCGAGCGGTACTCCGACCGGTTCCGAAGCCTCTTGAAGGCGGGCCCGCGCCTGCTGGTCGCGATGGACAGCAAGCAGGGCAACGCGCGCGTGAACGGGACCATCACGATCCAGCTCGTGCTCGACTTCGCGAGCGGCGGCGCCGACAACGACCGCACCATGGGCGGGCCCACGACCGAGATGTGGATCGACCCGTGGACGGCGCACCTGCGCAGCCTCGGCGTCCAGTTCCATCCGGGCGAAACGTGCACCGGGCTCGGCGTCGCGGATGGGCGGATCGCCGGCGCCCGCTTCGCGAGCGGCGCCGTCGCGACGGGCGATCATTACGTGCTCGCCGTTCCGATCGAGGCGGCGCACGCGCTCATGTCGGCCGACCTCGCTGCCCTCGACCCCCAGTGCGAACGCCTGCGAACGGCCGACGTCGACCGGCTCGTCTCGTGGATGGTGGGGATGCAGTTCTACCTCTACGAGGACGTGCCGCTCGTGCGCGGCCACGTCGCCTTCCCGAATTCGCGCTGGTCGCTCACCGCCATCTCGCAGCCGCAGTTCTGGCGGGAGACGGTGGGGCTCTTCCGGCGCCACTACGGCGACGGCGAGGTCGGCGGGCTCCTGTCGGTCGACATCTCCGACTGGGGGACGGAGGGCATGTTCGTGGGCAAGACGGCGCGGGAGTGCACACCGGACGAGATCAAGACCGAGGTGTGGGGCCAGCTGAAGGCGGCACTCAACGGCCGCGGCCCGGATCAGCAGTTGCTGACCGACGATCTCCTGCACTCCTGGCACCTGGACTCGGATCTCGACTATTCGAACGGGGTGCCGCCGAGGAATTCGTCGCGCCTTCTGATCCATCCGCCCGGCGCGTGGGCGCTGCGTCCGGAGGCGGCGAGCGCGGTCCCGAACCTCTGCTTCGCGTCGGATTACGTGCGCACGCACACCGACCTCGCCTCGATGGAGGGTGCGTGCGAAGCCGGCCGGCGCGCTGCGAATGCCATCCTGGATCGCGCGGCATCGACGGCGTCGCGCGCCGGCGTCTGGCCGCTCGAGGAGCCGCGCGAGTTCGACGAGTGGAAGCGTCTCGACGCCCGGCTCTACGCCGAAGGGAAACCGCACTGCTTCGAGGCGGCCGGCCTGCGGCGCGCGTTCGACGCCGCCGACCTCTTCCGCCGCTTCACCGCGTCGACCGGGATCGCGCGCCTGGAGGACTTCCTCGGCGAGTTCAAGCTGACGCACGTCGTCGACGGCCTGCTGTCGCGGCTGGGGATCGGGAAGTAG
- a CDS encoding pyridoxamine 5'-phosphate oxidase family protein produces the protein MSLAMSRAEREAFLAGTHVAIVSIAEEGRGPLTVPVWYRYAPGGEVRFATGCDSRKERLVRRAGRASLCVQTERPPYLYVSVEGPTTIDVVDFERDTREMALRYLGPKMGEAYLASVYPDGTTSEVLVRLRPERWWSADFRKFGGAG, from the coding sequence ATGTCGCTTGCCATGAGCCGCGCCGAGCGCGAGGCGTTCCTCGCCGGGACGCACGTGGCCATCGTCAGCATCGCCGAAGAGGGCCGCGGCCCGCTCACGGTCCCCGTGTGGTATCGCTACGCGCCGGGCGGCGAGGTGCGCTTCGCGACCGGATGCGACTCCCGAAAGGAGCGGCTTGTGAGGCGCGCCGGCCGGGCGAGCCTCTGCGTGCAGACCGAGAGGCCGCCATATCTCTACGTGAGCGTCGAGGGGCCGACCACCATCGACGTCGTCGATTTCGAGCGCGATACGCGCGAGATGGCGCTGCGCTACCTCGGCCCGAAGATGGGCGAGGCGTACCTCGCGTCGGTGTATCCGGACGGCACCACGAGCGAGGTCCTCGTCCGCCTTCGGCCGGAGCGCTGGTGGAGCGCCGACTTCCGGAAGTTCGGAGGCGCGGGCTGA
- a CDS encoding SDR family oxidoreductase, whose amino-acid sequence MDITGTKALVTGANGGLGQAIARALRAAGADVVLSGRRADALRPLATAIGARVVVADLVDRASVVRCMEEAGPIDVLVANAGLPASGPLLGFDPEEIDRALDVNLRAPIMMARHAAAGMRARGRGQIVFISSISGKVAGPGTSIYSATKFGLRGFSLGLREDLHGTGVGVTTIFPGFIRDAGMFADTKVVLPRGAGTRTPDDVAHAVLRAIRADPAEITVAAIEQSFGALLAGVSQPLVASLQRMLGGEKVAKEIAAAQAHKR is encoded by the coding sequence ATGGACATCACCGGTACCAAGGCGCTCGTCACCGGCGCGAACGGCGGGCTCGGCCAGGCCATCGCTCGCGCGCTGCGCGCCGCCGGCGCGGACGTCGTCCTGAGCGGACGGCGCGCCGACGCCCTGCGGCCGCTCGCCACGGCGATCGGCGCGCGGGTCGTGGTCGCCGACCTCGTCGACCGCGCGAGCGTCGTGCGGTGCATGGAGGAGGCCGGACCGATCGACGTGCTGGTCGCGAACGCCGGGCTGCCGGCGAGCGGGCCACTCCTCGGCTTCGATCCCGAGGAGATCGACCGCGCGCTCGACGTGAACCTGCGCGCGCCGATCATGATGGCGCGCCACGCCGCGGCGGGAATGCGCGCGCGGGGCCGCGGGCAGATCGTGTTCATCTCGTCGATCTCGGGCAAGGTCGCCGGACCCGGGACGAGCATCTACTCGGCGACCAAGTTCGGTCTGCGGGGATTCTCACTCGGCTTGCGCGAGGACCTCCACGGCACCGGCGTCGGGGTCACGACCATCTTCCCCGGGTTCATCCGCGACGCCGGGATGTTCGCGGACACCAAGGTCGTGCTGCCGCGCGGCGCCGGCACGCGCACGCCCGACGACGTCGCGCACGCCGTGCTGCGCGCGATCCGCGCCGATCCGGCGGAGATCACCGTCGCCGCCATCGAGCAGTCCTTCGGCGCGCTGCTCGCCGGCGTCAGCCAGCCGCTGGTGGCGTCGCTCCAGCGGATGCTCGGTGGAGAGAAGGTCGCGAAGGAGATCGCCGCCGCGCAGGCGCACAAACGCTAG
- a CDS encoding aldehyde dehydrogenase family protein, protein MKDCRQFYIDGKWVAPTKPHDAQVVNPATEEPIATISLGSEADVDKAVTAARRAFETYSETSVQERLELLQRIIAVYQSKYDEMVETISQEMGAPLWLSRAAQAAAGMGHFFEMTKVLSTFQFEEQKGSTLMRKEPIGVCGLITPWNWPVNQIACKVAPALAAGCTMVLKPSEIAPLSGYLFAQILDEAGVPAGVFNLVNGDGPTVGHAIASHPGVDMVSFTGSTRAGVAVATAAAPTVKRVTQELGGKSANIILDDADIAAVVAAGVQSCVLNTGQSCNAPTRMLVPRAKMAAAVAAAKAAAEAVKVGDPFTEGTTIGPIANKTQFAKVQTLIKKGIQEGAQLVAGGPDRPEGLSKGYFVRPTVFANVRNDMTIAREEIFGPVLSIIPYDSEDEAVRIANDTPYGLSGYVQSGDVERARRVAKRLRSGNVHVNGAQPDFGAAFGGYKQSGNGREWGEAGLQEFLELKSVFGYAAG, encoded by the coding sequence ATGAAGGACTGTCGCCAATTCTACATCGACGGCAAGTGGGTCGCGCCCACCAAGCCGCACGACGCCCAGGTGGTGAACCCGGCCACCGAGGAGCCCATTGCCACCATCTCGCTCGGCTCGGAGGCCGACGTCGACAAGGCCGTCACGGCCGCCCGGCGCGCGTTCGAGACCTACTCCGAGACGAGCGTCCAGGAGCGGCTCGAGCTCCTGCAGCGCATCATCGCCGTCTACCAGTCGAAGTACGACGAGATGGTCGAGACGATCTCGCAGGAGATGGGCGCCCCGCTGTGGCTGTCGCGTGCCGCACAGGCCGCGGCCGGCATGGGGCACTTCTTCGAGATGACGAAGGTGCTCTCCACCTTCCAGTTCGAGGAGCAGAAGGGTTCGACGCTGATGCGGAAGGAGCCGATCGGCGTCTGCGGTCTCATCACGCCGTGGAACTGGCCGGTGAACCAGATCGCGTGCAAGGTGGCCCCGGCCCTCGCGGCCGGCTGCACGATGGTGCTGAAGCCGAGCGAGATCGCGCCGCTCTCGGGTTACCTGTTCGCGCAGATCCTGGACGAGGCCGGCGTGCCCGCCGGCGTCTTCAACCTGGTGAACGGCGACGGCCCGACCGTCGGCCACGCCATCGCGTCGCACCCCGGCGTCGACATGGTGTCGTTCACCGGCTCGACGCGCGCGGGCGTGGCGGTCGCGACGGCGGCCGCGCCGACCGTGAAGCGCGTGACGCAGGAGCTCGGCGGCAAGTCCGCCAACATCATCCTCGACGACGCGGACATCGCGGCGGTGGTCGCGGCAGGCGTGCAGAGCTGCGTGCTGAACACGGGCCAGTCCTGCAACGCCCCGACGCGCATGCTGGTGCCGCGGGCGAAGATGGCCGCGGCGGTGGCGGCGGCCAAGGCCGCGGCCGAAGCGGTCAAGGTGGGCGATCCCTTCACCGAGGGAACCACCATCGGTCCGATCGCGAACAAGACCCAGTTCGCGAAGGTCCAGACGCTCATCAAGAAGGGCATCCAGGAGGGCGCGCAGCTCGTCGCCGGCGGGCCCGACCGGCCGGAAGGTCTCAGCAAGGGCTACTTCGTCCGGCCCACCGTGTTCGCCAACGTCCGCAACGACATGACGATCGCGCGCGAGGAGATCTTCGGACCGGTCCTGTCGATCATCCCGTACGACAGCGAGGACGAGGCTGTGCGCATCGCGAACGACACGCCGTACGGTCTCTCGGGCTACGTTCAGTCGGGCGACGTCGAGCGCGCGCGGCGCGTCGCCAAGCGCCTGCGCTCCGGCAACGTGCATGTGAACGGCGCGCAGCCGGACTTCGGCGCCGCGTTCGGCGGCTACAAGCAGTCCGGTAACGGCCGCGAATGGGGCGAGGCCGGGCTGCAGGAGTTCCTCGAGCTGAAGTCGGTCTTCGGCTACGCCGCCGGCTGA
- a CDS encoding cytochrome P450, giving the protein MASRPSPAYMARVSVAFDPSALAEAQDPYPLLERLRESGPVCRLESGFWAVTGYDPALEVLSHRACGSGPIGQRYMDGLPPGAARDEMSRRLNFLEPSDHQRVRSLVSKAFTPRRITDLVPWIAATAERLLDALADRERLDLLHAFAHQLPSLVISELLGVPATDRDKLTAWSDAVAPLLGLQVAPADRERAIAAAEDFHAYLAALLDERRRRPGADLISALLAAEEDGQRLDRRELLSLAATLYSAGHRTTRDLFTNGMSVLLSERTRFAHVVAGRWSVPDVVEEFLRYETPTLFVVRIALEPVTIGGVDIGAWEPLLVFLSAANRDPGTFERPNEFRPGRGGQPALSFAFGAHYCLGASLARAEAGAMLAAVTRRWPGLGLAPGAVLRWHQRGPFRGLDQLLVTRGAQVV; this is encoded by the coding sequence GTGGCATCGCGACCGTCGCCCGCCTATATGGCGCGCGTGTCGGTCGCCTTCGATCCGAGCGCGCTCGCCGAGGCCCAGGACCCGTACCCGCTCCTCGAGCGCCTGCGCGAGAGCGGTCCCGTCTGCCGCCTCGAGAGCGGGTTCTGGGCCGTCACCGGGTACGACCCCGCGCTCGAGGTCCTCTCGCATCGCGCCTGCGGCTCGGGGCCGATCGGCCAGCGCTACATGGACGGGCTTCCGCCAGGGGCGGCGCGCGACGAGATGAGCCGGCGGCTCAACTTCCTCGAGCCGTCGGATCACCAGCGCGTACGGAGCCTCGTCTCGAAGGCGTTCACGCCCCGGCGCATCACCGATCTGGTCCCGTGGATCGCGGCTACGGCCGAGCGCCTGCTCGACGCCCTCGCCGACCGCGAACGTCTCGATCTGCTGCACGCCTTCGCGCACCAGCTCCCGTCGCTCGTCATCTCGGAGCTGCTGGGGGTGCCCGCCACCGACCGCGACAAGCTGACCGCCTGGAGCGACGCCGTCGCGCCGCTTCTCGGCCTGCAGGTCGCCCCCGCCGACCGTGAGCGCGCCATCGCCGCGGCCGAGGACTTCCATGCCTACCTGGCCGCGCTCCTCGACGAACGGCGTCGCCGGCCGGGCGCCGACCTCATCTCGGCGCTCCTCGCCGCCGAAGAGGATGGGCAGCGCCTCGATCGCCGCGAGCTGCTCTCCCTGGCGGCGACGCTGTACTCGGCCGGCCATCGCACGACGCGCGATCTCTTCACCAACGGCATGTCGGTGCTCCTCTCCGAAAGAACGCGCTTCGCGCACGTCGTCGCCGGCCGCTGGAGCGTGCCCGACGTCGTCGAGGAGTTCCTGCGCTACGAGACCCCGACGTTGTTCGTCGTCCGCATCGCGCTCGAGCCCGTCACGATCGGGGGCGTCGACATTGGTGCATGGGAGCCGCTGCTCGTCTTCCTGTCGGCGGCGAACCGCGACCCGGGCACCTTCGAGCGACCGAACGAGTTCCGCCCGGGTCGAGGCGGGCAGCCCGCCCTGTCCTTCGCATTCGGCGCACACTACTGCCTGGGCGCATCGCTCGCACGCGCCGAGGCCGGAGCCATGCTCGCCGCGGTGACGCGGCGATGGCCGGGCCTCGGGCTCGCCCCCGGCGCCGTCCTGCGCTGGCACCAGCGCGGCCCGTTCCGCGGGCTCGACCAGCTGCTCGTAACGCGCGGCGCCCAAGTCGTCTGA
- a CDS encoding AarF/UbiB family protein translates to MASDIPGIDPRGTSGPRRVMVGTDRSEAAERAVRWAADFAQRYGAALHVVQVIVPHHPADTDPGAAERTQAVADDLVRHARRIAGDRGRGRVVVDEDPAMAIVRAAAEDAIDVLVVGNAGMVGRKEFLLGNVPNRISHNARCTVIIVNSFASGETAPALATMPLAPDAEPQPHLVARGATIAAVFAKHGLRELFGRPDEEGTLGRRRQAKRLRTALAELGPTFAKLGQILSTRPDLLPPEFVDELAQLQDHVPPLTEEQVVRVMEQDLGVPWEDVFETIEPKPLAAGTIAQVHRASLASGEKVVVKVQRPDAKDLIEQDLALLQVFANAVGTRQGVLDLRVVFEHLSTSLHRELDFKLEARNGERLRAAIADFPRLAVPRIHADLSTTRLLVMGDVGGAPATAVPSGPLRKETARQLLESFYKQILVDGFFHADPHPGNLMWQPSEERLYFLDLGMVGEVDADMRELMMLLLLALWQGDAAFITDLSVMLSGVAGRGDLDADAFTREIRALVETCRGASLKDIRLGPLLQGMAEVSFRHGVPLPASLTLTAKTLAQMQMVAAQLDPDADPFEVAGRYLMRSMLQGMGATTDPKALFYQAQKLRVRALRLFDALERLAGVRPGQRLEVAFRSESLEATVRRIGRRLALVVAAGFALLASGLTATAERSPAWIPVAFGVAAGVLLAALVVDLTRRTG, encoded by the coding sequence GTGGCGTCCGACATCCCAGGCATCGATCCGCGCGGAACGTCGGGTCCGCGCCGCGTCATGGTCGGGACGGATCGCTCGGAGGCCGCCGAGCGGGCGGTCCGGTGGGCGGCCGACTTCGCCCAGCGCTACGGCGCCGCGCTGCACGTGGTCCAGGTGATCGTGCCGCATCATCCCGCCGACACCGACCCGGGAGCGGCCGAGCGCACGCAGGCCGTCGCCGACGACCTCGTCCGTCACGCGCGGCGGATTGCCGGCGATCGCGGGCGCGGTCGGGTGGTCGTCGACGAGGATCCGGCGATGGCGATCGTGCGTGCGGCCGCCGAGGACGCGATCGACGTCCTCGTGGTCGGCAATGCCGGGATGGTGGGGCGCAAGGAGTTCCTGCTCGGGAACGTGCCCAACCGGATCAGCCACAACGCCCGCTGCACGGTGATCATCGTCAACAGCTTTGCGTCGGGCGAGACCGCGCCGGCGCTGGCGACCATGCCGCTGGCGCCCGACGCAGAGCCGCAGCCGCATCTCGTCGCCCGGGGCGCGACCATCGCGGCGGTGTTCGCCAAGCACGGGTTGCGCGAGCTGTTCGGGCGTCCGGACGAGGAGGGCACCCTCGGGCGGCGCCGGCAGGCGAAGCGCCTGCGCACCGCGCTCGCGGAGCTCGGCCCCACCTTCGCAAAGCTCGGGCAGATCCTCTCGACGCGACCCGACCTGCTGCCGCCCGAGTTCGTCGACGAGCTCGCCCAGCTCCAGGATCACGTCCCGCCGCTCACCGAAGAGCAGGTGGTCCGCGTGATGGAGCAGGACCTCGGCGTGCCATGGGAAGACGTATTCGAGACGATCGAACCGAAGCCCCTCGCCGCGGGGACGATCGCCCAGGTGCACCGGGCGTCGCTCGCGAGCGGCGAGAAGGTGGTGGTGAAAGTCCAGCGTCCCGACGCGAAGGACCTGATCGAGCAGGATCTCGCGCTGCTCCAGGTCTTCGCGAACGCCGTCGGCACGCGGCAGGGAGTGCTCGACCTGCGCGTCGTCTTCGAGCACCTGTCGACGTCGCTCCATCGCGAGCTCGACTTCAAGCTGGAAGCGCGGAATGGGGAGCGGCTGCGCGCCGCCATCGCGGACTTCCCGCGCCTCGCCGTCCCGCGCATCCACGCCGACCTGTCGACGACGCGGCTCCTGGTGATGGGGGACGTCGGCGGCGCACCCGCGACGGCGGTTCCGTCCGGTCCGCTCCGCAAGGAGACGGCGAGGCAGCTCCTCGAGTCCTTCTACAAGCAGATCCTCGTCGACGGCTTCTTCCACGCCGACCCCCACCCCGGAAATCTCATGTGGCAACCCTCGGAGGAGCGACTCTACTTCCTCGACCTCGGCATGGTCGGCGAGGTCGACGCGGACATGCGGGAGCTGATGATGCTCCTCCTGCTGGCGCTCTGGCAGGGCGATGCCGCGTTCATCACGGATCTCAGCGTCATGCTCTCCGGCGTCGCCGGCCGCGGCGACCTCGACGCCGACGCGTTCACGCGCGAGATCCGGGCGCTGGTCGAGACGTGTCGCGGCGCGTCCCTCAAGGACATCCGGTTGGGGCCGCTGCTCCAGGGCATGGCGGAGGTCTCGTTCCGCCACGGCGTGCCGCTGCCCGCGTCGCTCACGCTCACGGCGAAGACCCTGGCGCAGATGCAGATGGTCGCGGCGCAGCTCGATCCCGACGCCGATCCGTTCGAGGTCGCGGGGCGTTACCTCATGCGATCGATGCTGCAGGGGATGGGCGCGACGACCGATCCCAAGGCCCTCTTCTACCAGGCCCAGAAGCTCCGCGTCCGCGCGCTCCGCCTCTTCGATGCGCTGGAACGCCTGGCGGGCGTGCGTCCCGGCCAGCGACTCGAGGTGGCCTTCCGCTCGGAGTCCCTCGAAGCGACCGTGCGGCGCATCGGGCGGCGTCTCGCCCTGGTCGTCGCGGCGGGCTTCGCGCTCCTCGCGAGTGGGCTCACGGCGACCGCGGAGCGCAGCCCCGCGTGGATTCCCGTCGCGTTCGGCGTCGCGGCCGGTGTCCTGCTGGCGGCGCTCGTCGTGGATCTCACCAGGAGGACCGGATGA
- a CDS encoding N-acetylmuramidase domain-containing protein, translating into MATTTFRGQAKRLAKGDFEAAAARLFCDVAAVRSVAEVESGGRSGFLPDKRPKILFESRLFHELTRGIYDANADISTPTWVRNYKGGGGEYTRLAKAIRLDRTAALKATSWGMFQILGTNHRACGFLDVESYVDAQLVSEGAHLQAFVGFVVTNKLDDELRDRRWADFARGYNGPGYRQNHYDEKIAAAYAKYTAGWMAPSTEDLQRALNRNGASLVVDGVTGPATREAIRDFQRRHGLAVDGLAGPKTLAALGLSETHDAVEVSRVVNA; encoded by the coding sequence ATGGCCACGACCACGTTTCGAGGGCAGGCGAAGAGGCTGGCGAAGGGCGACTTCGAGGCCGCGGCGGCGCGCCTGTTCTGCGACGTGGCGGCCGTCCGCTCCGTCGCCGAGGTCGAGTCCGGCGGGCGCTCGGGGTTCCTTCCCGACAAGCGACCGAAGATCCTCTTCGAGTCGCGGCTGTTCCACGAGCTGACGCGCGGCATCTACGACGCGAACGCGGACATCTCGACCCCGACCTGGGTGCGCAACTACAAAGGTGGCGGCGGGGAGTACACGCGGCTCGCCAAGGCCATCCGCCTCGACCGCACGGCCGCGTTGAAGGCGACCAGCTGGGGCATGTTCCAGATCCTCGGCACGAACCATCGGGCATGCGGCTTCCTCGACGTCGAGTCGTACGTCGACGCGCAGCTCGTCTCGGAGGGCGCGCACCTGCAGGCGTTCGTCGGCTTCGTGGTCACGAACAAGCTCGACGACGAGCTACGCGACCGGCGCTGGGCGGATTTCGCGCGCGGCTACAACGGACCCGGCTACCGGCAGAACCACTACGACGAGAAGATCGCGGCCGCGTACGCCAAGTACACCGCCGGCTGGATGGCCCCCTCGACCGAGGATCTGCAGCGTGCCCTCAACCGCAACGGCGCCTCGCTCGTCGTCGACGGCGTCACCGGTCCGGCGACGCGGGAGGCGATCCGCGACTTCCAGCGCCGCCACGGTCTCGCCGTCGACGGGCTCGCCGGACCCAAGACCCTCGCGGCGCTCGGGCTGTCGGAGACACACGACGCCGTCGAGGTCTCGCGGGTCGTGAACGCATGA
- a CDS encoding M12 family metallopeptidase, whose product MTRATTYVIPYYECLLLGAALASALAIATPSHGACTSDAQETAIELKLRAAREACVRRTDRLRDPDTFAACEAKALATYGSSLAKTGCDDGGGSGTEVLKRPRGTIGTALVELGDRQREVTYEVVDGVAIVEGDIQLGTVEEVIAKDHALRSRFGVRSGTQHGGSFGWSNNVIPFEISDDFSSVMKDRINSAIDHWNTHTIVRLRARDGESDYVRFIPKSNVCDSKVGKQGGKQNIRLDDGACSRGNVIHEIGHAAGLFHEQTRNDRDDHIDVHLSHVAEDDEHNFEKYGWDGVDRNGFDFNSIMLYSSFDFSDDGEAVMTKLDGSTFTAQRTALSTGDIAGVTMLITNHEGLFTLKSKLRNKLADKCMAVDNGSRSSGAKIEIRGCTGSTRQRWYFYRHPRTGREMLINERSALCVDVPGGSHANGKDLQQFPCHGGKNQTFTRDRFWPTDPWVITNDESGKCVSLESTGSGGDVHQATCSGSDRQKWFEELF is encoded by the coding sequence ATGACCAGGGCGACGACCTATGTGATCCCGTACTACGAGTGCCTGCTGCTCGGAGCGGCCCTCGCGAGCGCGCTGGCGATTGCGACGCCGTCGCACGGCGCGTGCACGTCGGATGCGCAGGAGACCGCAATCGAGCTGAAGCTCAGAGCGGCGCGCGAGGCGTGCGTGCGGCGAACCGACCGCCTGCGCGATCCCGACACCTTCGCGGCGTGCGAGGCGAAGGCGCTCGCGACCTACGGCTCCTCGCTCGCAAAGACCGGCTGCGACGACGGCGGCGGTTCGGGCACCGAGGTGCTCAAGCGACCGCGTGGCACGATCGGCACTGCGCTCGTGGAGCTGGGCGACCGCCAGCGCGAGGTGACCTACGAGGTCGTCGACGGCGTCGCGATCGTCGAGGGCGACATCCAGCTCGGCACCGTCGAGGAGGTGATCGCCAAGGACCACGCGCTGCGCAGCCGCTTCGGCGTGCGGAGCGGGACGCAGCACGGGGGATCGTTCGGCTGGTCGAACAACGTGATCCCGTTCGAGATTTCGGACGACTTCTCGAGCGTCATGAAGGACCGGATCAACTCGGCCATCGATCACTGGAACACCCACACCATCGTGCGCCTGCGTGCGCGCGACGGCGAGAGCGACTACGTGCGCTTCATCCCGAAGAGCAACGTGTGCGACTCGAAGGTCGGCAAGCAGGGCGGCAAGCAGAACATCCGTCTCGACGACGGCGCCTGCAGCCGCGGCAACGTCATCCACGAGATCGGCCACGCGGCCGGCCTCTTCCACGAGCAGACGCGCAACGATCGCGACGACCACATCGACGTGCACCTCTCGCACGTCGCCGAGGACGACGAGCACAACTTCGAGAAGTACGGCTGGGACGGCGTCGATCGGAACGGCTTCGATTTCAACTCGATCATGCTCTACAGCTCGTTCGACTTCTCGGACGATGGCGAGGCCGTCATGACCAAGCTCGACGGCTCGACGTTCACCGCGCAGCGCACCGCGCTGTCGACGGGCGACATCGCCGGAGTGACGATGCTCATCACGAACCACGAGGGCCTGTTCACGCTGAAGTCGAAGCTCCGCAACAAGCTCGCCGACAAGTGCATGGCCGTCGACAACGGCAGCCGGTCGTCGGGCGCCAAGATCGAGATCCGCGGCTGCACGGGCAGCACGCGGCAGCGCTGGTACTTCTACCGCCACCCGCGCACGGGCCGCGAGATGCTCATCAACGAGCGCAGCGCGCTCTGCGTCGACGTCCCGGGCGGCAGTCACGCAAACGGCAAGGACCTCCAGCAGTTCCCCTGCCACGGCGGCAAGAACCAGACCTTCACGCGCGATCGCTTCTGGCCGACCGATCCCTGGGTCATCACGAACGACGAGAGCGGCAAGTGCGTGAGCCTCGAGAGCACGGGCAGCGGCGGCGACGTGCATCAGGCCACCTGCAGCGGCAGCGATCGGCAGAAGTGGTTCGAGGAGCTCTTCTGA